GTTGGAAAAAATCCGCAATACCAAAGGCGCGAATCTGGTACACGGCCTGAAAAACATGCTGGAAGATTTGGAAGCAGGTAACGGTCAATTGCGGATTCGTATGACCGACACCAAAGCCTTCAAGCTAGGTGAAAACGTCGCCGTCACCCCCGGCAAAGTCGTATTCCAGAATAAAATGTTTCAGTTGATTCAATACACGCCAAGCACGGAAACCGTTCTGAAGCGCCCGCTGTTGATCGTACCACCTTGGATCAACAAGTTTTACATTCTGGATTTGCAACCGAAAAACTCCATGCTCAAATGGCTGGTGGATCAAGGGCATACCGTCTACGTGATGTCGTGGGTCAACCCCGATGAAACCTATGTGGATACGGGTTTTGAAGACTACATTCACGCGGTTATCAACGCGATGGATGCGGTGCAATACGATAGCGGCGAGTCTGAGCTGAACATGATTGGCTACTGCATCGGCGGCACATTGCTATCATCCACTTTGGCTTACTTGAAAAGCAAAGGCGATACCCGCGTTAAAAGTGCTACATTCTTCACCACCATGTTGGATTTCTCAGAACCGGGTGAACTAGGCGTGTTTATTGACGAAGCTCAGATCAGTACACTCGAAGCACAAATGCAGGAACAGGGTTACATGGATGGCAGCACCATGTCAGGCGCGTTCAATCTGTTGCGGGCGAATGATTTGATTTGGTCGTTCTACGTCAATAACTACTTGTTGGGCAACGATCCGCGTCCGTTTGACTTGCTGTACTGGAATTCGGATTCAACCCGGATGCCGGTGAAAATGCACTCTTGGTATCTGCGTAACCTCTACAAAGACAACAAACTCTGCCAACCCAAAGCACTGAGTGTGGACGGTGTGGAATTGGATTTAGGCACGATTGATGTACCTGCGTGCTTCATTTCCACCATCGAAGACCACATTGCGCCTTGGAAATCTACCTATTCCGGTGCGCGGTTGTTTGGCGGCGATGTGCGCTTCATTTTGGGCGGTTCCGGGCATATTGCCGGTATCGTGAATCCACCTGCTGCCAATAAGTACAACTATCGCGTCAGCAACGAACTGCCGGAAAGTGCTGATACATGGTTAGCCAACACGCAAGTGAATGCAGGTTCTTGGTGGCCGGAATGGGATAGTTGGGTACGTGCACTAGCTAACAATGAACAGGTTGATGCACGCCAGCCGGGGGCTGGCAAACTTGCAGCGATTGAGAATGCGCCGGGTACTTACGTCAAATGCCGCTTGGGTGAACCGACACCGGTACTAGAACCAACGGTGCTACCGGATTCGGCTTCGCCGTCACCCGTCGCCCCCCAGCCCTCTCTCCCTAAAAAGGCGAAAGTAAGCAAGAAAAAATAAACTCTTAGCCCCTCTCTAGCTTACTCGCGGGTTTGGAACTTCCGACCCGCGAACGCCGCCAACATGCCCCGTAAGATATTCATCTCACTCACCGTCACCCCTGCCCGCCCAAACAGCCGCCGCAGCCGCCGCATCAGCAAACGCGGATTTTCAGGGTCAAGAAAGCGGGTAGCAATCATCGACTGTTCCAAATGCGTGTAAAAGCTTTCCATAGACTCGGCACTGGCTAAGGCATCATCCGGGTCAGGAGGCGTCGTTTCGCTAGGCGTTGCCAAGCGCACCGCCGTCGCACATTCGTAAGCCAATACCTGAATCGCCATCGCAATATTCAACGAAAAAAAGTCGAATGCCATGGGGATATGCACCAAGGTATTGCAGTGATCGAGTTCTTCATTGGTCAAACCGCTGCGCTCGCGCCCAAAGACCAGCGCAATTTTCTGCTGCGGCAAATGTTCGGCAACGAATACGCCGCATTCCCGTGAATCCATCTGCGGCCATTGCAAGGTACGTTCGGAACGCGCACTTGCGCCGATCACGATGTGGCAATCCGCCACCGCATCTTGCAAGGTCGGGACAATTTTTGCCTGTTCGATAATGTCATTCGCGCCGGATGCCAATGCCCAAGTGTCTTGCGAATACGGTTTGCGCGGGGCAACGAGGCGTAAGTCCTGAATCCCCATGACTTTCATGGCACGCGCTGCCGAGCCGATATTGCCGGGGTGCGAGGTTTCCACCATGACGATGCACAGGTGTTCTAACGCGGGTGTGTACATAGAATTGCTCCGCTCAATGCTTAGAGTTCGCCCAGATAAGCGGCTTGTACGGCAGGGTCATTTGCCAAGGTTTGCGCCGCACCACTCAAGGTAATATCGCCGTGTTCCATCACGTAACCGCGCTGGCTAATGCTTAAAGCGAGGCGCACGTTTTGTTCGATCAGCAAAATAGTGATGCCTTGTTGCGCAATGGTTTGAATAATGCGGTAAATGGTTTGCACCATAATCGGCGCAAGCCCCATGCTGGGTTCGTCGAGCATCAGCAGTTTCGGTTTGGACAGCATGGCGCGTGCCAGTGCCAACATTTGTTGTTCGCCGCCGGAAAGCAGCCCCGCCTGTTGTTGGCGACGTTCTGCCAAACGCGGTAACAAGGTGTAAATGTCGTCGATTTCACGCTGCACAGCGGCACGATCAGAACGGTTGTACGCGCCCATCATCAGGTTTTCCAACACGGACATGCGCGTAAAAATACCCCGACCTTCCGGCACTAAAGCCAGCTTCAGCGCAGCAATTTGGTAGGCGGGCATTCCATGGAGCTTGCGCCCGTCGAACACGATTTCGCCGGAAGTCGCGGGTAATAAACCGCTCAAGGTTTTCAGCGTGGTGGTTTTACCAGCACCGTTTGCGCCGATCAAACACACCGTTTCACCCGCTTCAACCTCAAAGCTAATGCCTTTTACCGCGCGGATGCTGTCGTAATTGACGCACAGATTTTGCACAGATAACAGACTCATGCCACGACCTCCCCACCCAAATAGGCCGCAATCACTTTGGGGTCATGACGTACTACCTCCGGTGTACCTTCGGCAATTTTTTCGCCGTAATCCAGTACCACCAAACGGTCACAAATCCCCATGACCAATTTCACGTCGTGTTCGATCAGCATCAGCGTCAAGCCTTCCTCGCGCAAGCTCACCATCAGGTCACGCAGGGCATTTTTCTCATTCGGGTTCATACCAGCAGCGGGTTCGTCAAGTGCGAGTAATTTCGGCTCACTTGCCAAAGCGCGGGCGATTTCCAAACGACGTTGGTCGCCATACGATAAGTTTTTTGCCAGCGTATGCGTGTGTTTGCCAATCCCGACGCGGGTCAGCAATTGCTGGGCAAATGCCATGCAATCGCGCTCTTCCTTGCGGTTATGGGCGGTGTGCAGCAATGCCGCCAATACACCCGACGTGGTGCGCGTATGCCGCCCCACCATCACGTTTTCCAGCGCGGTCATATTGTGGAATAGGCGGATATTTTGGAACGTCCGTGCAAAACCCGCTTTGAGGATTTCGTGCGGTTTACGCCGATACAGCGAGGTACCGAGCAAATCAATCGCACCGGTGTCCGGCTGATACAAGCCCGTCAAGGCATTAAACAGCGTGGTTTTGCCCGCACCATTCGGACCAATCACGCCAAAGATTTCGCCCGTGCGCACCGTAAAACTGACATCGGTAAGCGCCTTAATACCACCAAAATGCTTGGACACATTGGTAACGCGGAGCAAATCATGCGTCTCGCTCATCCCGCATCCTCCGCCAATTCTTGCCGCCGTTGTTTGGAAGGCAACAACCCCGCCGGACGCAATAACATCATCAATACCAGCGCAATCCCGAACAACAACATGCGCAAATCTGCGGGATCAATAAACACTTCGCCAAACAGCGCCCGCTGCAATTCGCCGGTATAGCGCAAGGCTTCGGGAATCACCGTTACCAGCAACGCGCCCAAAATCACGCCATAAATATTGCCCATTCCCCCCAGCACAATCATGCTCAGGATCATAATGGATTCCATCAAATTGAAACTTTCTGGGCTAACAAAACCTTGGAAACTCGCAAACAAGCCGCCGCTCAAACCGCCAAAGGTTGCACCCATGGCAAATGCCAACAGCTTGATGTTACGGGTATTAATACCCGCCGCTGCCGCCGCCATTTCATCTTCACGAATCGCCAC
The sequence above is drawn from the Thiothrix subterranea genome and encodes:
- a CDS encoding ABC transporter ATP-binding protein, with translation MSETHDLLRVTNVSKHFGGIKALTDVSFTVRTGEIFGVIGPNGAGKTTLFNALTGLYQPDTGAIDLLGTSLYRRKPHEILKAGFARTFQNIRLFHNMTALENVMVGRHTRTTSGVLAALLHTAHNRKEERDCMAFAQQLLTRVGIGKHTHTLAKNLSYGDQRRLEIARALASEPKLLALDEPAAGMNPNEKNALRDLMVSLREEGLTLMLIEHDVKLVMGICDRLVVLDYGEKIAEGTPEVVRHDPKVIAAYLGGEVVA
- a CDS encoding RNA methyltransferase, with amino-acid sequence MYTPALEHLCIVMVETSHPGNIGSAARAMKVMGIQDLRLVAPRKPYSQDTWALASGANDIIEQAKIVPTLQDAVADCHIVIGASARSERTLQWPQMDSRECGVFVAEHLPQQKIALVFGRERSGLTNEELDHCNTLVHIPMAFDFFSLNIAMAIQVLAYECATAVRLATPSETTPPDPDDALASAESMESFYTHLEQSMIATRFLDPENPRLLMRRLRRLFGRAGVTVSEMNILRGMLAAFAGRKFQTRE
- a CDS encoding ABC transporter ATP-binding protein, giving the protein MSLLSVQNLCVNYDSIRAVKGISFEVEAGETVCLIGANGAGKTTTLKTLSGLLPATSGEIVFDGRKLHGMPAYQIAALKLALVPEGRGIFTRMSVLENLMMGAYNRSDRAAVQREIDDIYTLLPRLAERRQQQAGLLSGGEQQMLALARAMLSKPKLLMLDEPSMGLAPIMVQTIYRIIQTIAQQGITILLIEQNVRLALSISQRGYVMEHGDITLSGAAQTLANDPAVQAAYLGEL
- a CDS encoding PHA/PHB synthase family protein, whose amino-acid sequence is MSDNAQTPDPQAGINTLGFASVAKEMQENFKQVEEIMASFSKAHEGMKLDPFNLKQAYSDWMEAVTKNPEKLIETNMAFWQKSMELSQQAMQSFMSGQPTTKVFETPKSDRRFSHEDWENKPAFDVIKQTYLMVSDWTRQIVASAEGLDDHTAERVKFFTERSLDAMSPTNFALTNPAVLEKIRNTKGANLVHGLKNMLEDLEAGNGQLRIRMTDTKAFKLGENVAVTPGKVVFQNKMFQLIQYTPSTETVLKRPLLIVPPWINKFYILDLQPKNSMLKWLVDQGHTVYVMSWVNPDETYVDTGFEDYIHAVINAMDAVQYDSGESELNMIGYCIGGTLLSSTLAYLKSKGDTRVKSATFFTTMLDFSEPGELGVFIDEAQISTLEAQMQEQGYMDGSTMSGAFNLLRANDLIWSFYVNNYLLGNDPRPFDLLYWNSDSTRMPVKMHSWYLRNLYKDNKLCQPKALSVDGVELDLGTIDVPACFISTIEDHIAPWKSTYSGARLFGGDVRFILGGSGHIAGIVNPPAANKYNYRVSNELPESADTWLANTQVNAGSWWPEWDSWVRALANNEQVDARQPGAGKLAAIENAPGTYVKCRLGEPTPVLEPTVLPDSASPSPVAPQPSLPKKAKVSKKK